In Chitinophaga sp. HK235, a single window of DNA contains:
- a CDS encoding response regulator gives MLSSCKYTSVLLVDDDVDDRMIFGDVLKELVPDIIYNEAINGEDALERLGNGLVPDLIFLDLNMPRINGKQFLAEIRQIDHLKHIPVIIYTTSSHESDKRETRELGAAYFITKPNSLHELNQLLKGILEHTIQYTLKS, from the coding sequence ATGCTGAGCAGTTGTAAATATACCTCCGTACTTTTAGTTGATGATGATGTGGATGACAGGATGATATTTGGCGATGTGCTAAAAGAACTGGTGCCGGATATTATTTACAATGAAGCCATCAACGGTGAAGATGCCCTGGAGAGGCTGGGGAACGGCCTTGTTCCTGATCTCATCTTCCTGGACCTGAACATGCCTCGTATAAACGGAAAGCAGTTCCTCGCTGAAATACGGCAGATTGATCATCTCAAACATATCCCGGTTATTATCTACACAACTTCCTCTCACGAATCTGATAAAAGAGAGACCCGCGAACTGGGGGCGGCTTATTTTATCACCAAGCCCAATAGCCTGCATGAGCTCAACCAGCTCCTCAAGGGCATTCTGGAGCATACCATCCAATACACGCTGAAGTCATAA
- a CDS encoding response regulator yields MKKFFMQLPLPRKLFLIAIVPLVCLIYFGIQIFDKQNADIRSIDNLLQDVNTATAMMKISDEIHLERRYSVNYALGNNVLNDLLMQRAKTDLAIDAVKSKLLAADSQFFTYSLLNTLPKKRKDIDKKSMPQREVLDYYSNLIFRLNNLARINTPDIAILKSLQQDLNAQYLLAQMAAYKGLIRMDIYYFILKKEVSPDDFSRIENNNDMYSSLRAEFLDKASPATANILRQMEKRSEFIITTDFIGNTINSRKIDTLFNADSWWDNSSMAVDLLKQLQRSIVEKVGQDARNISKKENDLKTKYLIFLVLIVALVVAFVSFTIKTITESLNKLRTAAGKIARGISGVDPGIHTKDAIGSLAQSFTEIDKTGQQLAMAADNIGKGNFNIDVQPRSTEDLLGNAVVKMAADLKIFRQENEKTIWVQAGLNNINETLLSEQDMESLTHDALAELVKYSGGQTGVLYIRQNGDLHFSAGHALSDQYPAPSVISIGKTLVGQALKQREPIYLKDAPDNFLHIAGGTAAAQPGHVLIIPLIHAGIAEGVVEIGSLFPFSDSGLSYLKQASVSIAVAIQSTRSRTRLQELLEETQSQAEELQVQHSELEGLNVELEAQTQKLQVSEEELKVQQEELMQSNAELEERTRMLEEKNQIIVERNLEIHRKAEELALSTKYKSEFLANMSHELRTPLNSILLLSRLLSENHDHNLSDDQIEYAQVINSSGKGLLTLIDEILDLSKIESGKMELEYHEVYVGNILSNMQALFEPIARDKGLVLNLVTAPGLQQAIETDQIRLEQILKNLLSNALKFTGKGSVTLSVQAGEVPGTVRFIVKDTGIGIPREKQQVIFEAFQQADGSTRRKYGGTGLGLSISRELAKLLGGHISLHSNEEEGSEFVVTIPATRKMAAVVPLPTPAPVAPYEPAVAEVEPAHGPYLSTRIPADIQDDRDIVKPGDAVILIVEDDTYFAKALLEFTRQRGYKGVVTVRGDMAGELARKYKPIGILLDIELPVKDGWQVMEELKNDPVTRPIPVHIMSSMEAKKESLLKGAVDFISKPVTMESMQLIFEKMEFVLQRSTKKVLILEENAKHAKALAYFLSNYQVNSEISNTVQEGVELLQQQDVDCVILDMGIPDQQAYEALETVKEIKGLENLPIIIFTGKSLSRAEEQRIRQYADSIVVKTAHSYQRMLDEVSLFLHLVSESSQQVMPMVNGKMSLLNEVLKDKTVLIADDDVRNIFSLTKALEKHQMKVLSAVDGKEALQQLSEHPVDIVLMDMMMPEMDGYDAIAAIRTQPSLAQLPVIAVTAKAMMGDREKCLKAGASDYISKPVDVDQLISLLRVWLYDKGMK; encoded by the coding sequence ATGAAGAAATTTTTTATGCAGCTGCCCTTACCCAGGAAATTGTTCCTGATTGCGATTGTTCCGCTGGTATGCCTTATTTATTTCGGAATTCAGATATTCGATAAACAAAACGCTGATATCCGTAGTATCGACAACCTGTTGCAGGATGTTAACACCGCAACTGCCATGATGAAGATTTCAGATGAGATACATCTGGAACGCCGCTATAGTGTGAACTACGCTTTGGGCAATAATGTCCTCAACGACCTGCTGATGCAAAGGGCCAAAACCGACCTTGCGATTGATGCTGTAAAAAGTAAACTGCTGGCTGCAGATAGCCAGTTCTTTACCTATTCCCTGCTCAATACCCTGCCTAAAAAGAGGAAGGACATCGATAAAAAAAGCATGCCTCAGCGGGAAGTGCTGGATTATTATTCCAACCTGATCTTCCGCCTGAACAACCTGGCCCGTATCAATACCCCCGATATTGCCATTCTGAAATCCCTGCAGCAGGACCTTAATGCCCAATACCTGCTGGCACAGATGGCCGCCTATAAGGGTTTGATCCGCATGGATATCTATTACTTTATTCTCAAAAAAGAAGTATCGCCCGATGATTTTTCACGTATCGAAAACAACAACGATATGTATTCCTCGCTGCGAGCCGAATTCCTTGATAAAGCTTCACCCGCTACCGCCAACATCCTCCGGCAGATGGAAAAAAGAAGCGAGTTTATCATCACCACCGACTTTATCGGGAATACTATCAATAGCAGAAAAATTGATACACTCTTTAATGCAGACTCGTGGTGGGATAATTCCAGCATGGCCGTAGACCTGCTGAAACAGCTGCAGCGCTCTATTGTAGAAAAGGTGGGCCAGGATGCAAGGAACATTTCCAAAAAAGAAAATGACCTCAAAACAAAATACCTCATATTCCTCGTGCTCATCGTGGCGCTGGTGGTGGCATTTGTTTCCTTTACCATCAAAACCATCACCGAAAGCCTGAACAAACTTAGGACTGCTGCCGGAAAAATAGCCCGGGGCATCAGCGGTGTAGACCCCGGCATTCATACCAAAGACGCCATCGGCAGCCTGGCTCAGTCATTTACAGAAATAGATAAAACAGGACAGCAACTGGCTATGGCGGCAGACAACATCGGCAAAGGCAACTTTAATATCGATGTTCAGCCCCGTAGTACTGAAGATCTGCTGGGCAACGCTGTGGTGAAGATGGCAGCAGACCTGAAAATATTCCGTCAGGAAAATGAAAAGACAATATGGGTACAGGCCGGCCTTAACAATATCAACGAAACACTGCTCTCAGAACAAGACATGGAATCGCTTACCCACGATGCGCTGGCAGAACTGGTAAAATATTCCGGCGGACAAACAGGAGTGTTGTATATCCGTCAAAACGGAGATCTGCACTTTTCTGCAGGCCATGCCTTGTCTGACCAATACCCGGCACCATCTGTAATTTCTATAGGTAAAACCCTGGTAGGACAGGCATTGAAACAAAGAGAACCGATCTATCTCAAAGATGCGCCGGATAACTTCCTGCATATCGCCGGCGGCACCGCTGCCGCACAGCCGGGACATGTGCTGATCATACCACTGATCCATGCCGGTATTGCAGAAGGGGTGGTGGAAATAGGCTCTCTGTTTCCTTTCAGTGATAGTGGGCTCAGTTATCTGAAACAGGCATCTGTCAGCATTGCAGTCGCCATACAAAGTACCCGTAGCCGCACAAGGCTGCAGGAGTTGCTGGAAGAAACCCAGTCACAGGCAGAAGAACTCCAGGTACAGCACAGCGAACTGGAAGGCCTCAACGTAGAACTGGAAGCACAGACACAGAAACTACAGGTGTCTGAAGAAGAACTGAAAGTACAGCAGGAAGAACTGATGCAATCCAACGCTGAACTGGAGGAAAGGACCCGCATGCTGGAAGAGAAAAACCAGATCATCGTAGAACGTAATCTTGAAATTCATAGAAAAGCAGAAGAGCTGGCACTCAGTACCAAGTACAAATCAGAGTTCCTGGCTAATATGTCGCATGAGTTGCGTACACCGCTGAATTCTATTCTGCTGTTGTCAAGGTTGCTTTCAGAAAACCACGATCATAACCTGAGCGACGACCAGATAGAATATGCACAGGTGATCAATTCTTCTGGTAAAGGCCTGCTGACACTGATCGATGAGATACTGGACCTGTCGAAGATTGAATCCGGTAAAATGGAGCTGGAGTATCATGAAGTATATGTGGGTAACATTCTGTCCAACATGCAGGCGCTGTTTGAGCCTATCGCCCGTGATAAGGGACTGGTGCTGAATCTGGTCACCGCGCCGGGGCTACAGCAGGCTATTGAAACAGACCAGATTAGGCTGGAACAGATATTGAAAAACCTGCTTTCCAACGCGCTTAAATTTACGGGCAAAGGTTCGGTAACACTGTCTGTACAGGCAGGAGAAGTGCCCGGTACCGTGCGTTTTATCGTGAAAGATACAGGCATCGGTATCCCACGTGAAAAGCAGCAGGTGATCTTCGAAGCCTTCCAGCAGGCAGATGGCTCTACCCGCCGCAAGTATGGTGGTACAGGTCTGGGGCTATCTATCAGTCGTGAGCTGGCCAAACTGCTGGGCGGACATATCTCCCTGCATAGTAATGAAGAGGAAGGCAGTGAGTTTGTGGTAACGATACCGGCTACACGAAAAATGGCAGCGGTTGTTCCCTTACCCACACCGGCACCGGTAGCGCCGTATGAACCGGCTGTGGCTGAAGTAGAACCAGCTCATGGACCCTATCTCTCTACCCGCATCCCTGCTGATATACAAGACGACCGTGATATTGTAAAACCCGGCGATGCGGTTATTCTCATCGTGGAAGATGATACCTACTTTGCTAAAGCCCTGCTGGAATTTACGCGTCAGCGTGGCTATAAAGGTGTAGTGACCGTACGGGGCGATATGGCCGGGGAGCTGGCCCGTAAATATAAGCCTATAGGGATTCTGCTGGATATAGAACTGCCTGTGAAGGATGGCTGGCAGGTTATGGAAGAGTTGAAAAACGATCCGGTCACCCGTCCGATACCGGTACATATCATGTCTTCCATGGAAGCTAAAAAGGAAAGCCTCCTGAAAGGCGCAGTGGACTTTATCAGCAAACCGGTTACTATGGAAAGTATGCAGCTCATCTTCGAAAAGATGGAGTTTGTGCTGCAACGTTCCACCAAAAAAGTGCTGATACTGGAAGAGAATGCCAAACATGCCAAAGCACTGGCTTACTTCCTCAGCAACTATCAGGTGAATTCTGAAATCAGCAATACCGTTCAGGAAGGAGTGGAGCTGCTGCAACAGCAGGATGTAGATTGTGTAATTCTCGATATGGGCATACCCGACCAACAGGCTTATGAAGCCCTGGAAACAGTGAAGGAGATCAAAGGGCTGGAAAATCTGCCCATCATCATCTTTACCGGTAAAAGTCTTTCGCGTGCAGAAGAACAACGGATACGGCAGTACGCAGATTCTATTGTGGTGAAAACTGCTCATTCCTATCAGCGTATGCTCGATGAAGTATCACTGTTTCTGCATCTGGTATCTGAAAGCAGTCAGCAGGTGATGCCGATGGTAAACGGGAAAATGTCGTTGCTCAATGAAGTGCTGAAAGATAAAACCGTATTGATTGCAGATGATGACGTGCGTAATATCTTCTCGTTGACAAAGGCCCTGGAGAAACATCAGATGAAGGTACTTTCTGCTGTTGATGGAAAAGAAGCTTTGCAGCAATTGAGCGAACATCCGGTGGATATTGTGCTGATGGACATGATGATGCCGGAGATGGATGGTTACGATGCCATTGCTGCTATCCGCACACAGCCGTCGCTGGCGCAACTGCCGGTAATAGCGGTAACGGCCAAAGCCATGATGGGCGACCGGGAGAAATGCCTGAAGGCAGGAGCTTCTGACTACATCTCCAAACCAGTAGACGTAGACCAGTTGATTTCGTTACTACGGGTATGGTTATACGATAAAGGCATGAAATAA